In one window of Candidatus Zixiibacteriota bacterium DNA:
- the qmoC gene encoding quinone-interacting membrane-bound oxidoreductase complex subunit QmoC, with protein MAVGRVVEPDLEFIRAVRKGGGDTLNKCYQCATCSVTCNLSPADRPFPRKEMILAGWGQSQELIADPDLWLCYQCNDCSARCPREAKPGDVLAAIRSWVYSKYSFPSFMGKALATKAALPLLLLVPTLILLACIFLFAPRSADGTFLFAASEVIDFNLFLPHSSVDALFVIGNILIFLFAAIGFARFWKALNAGVHEYKLSFVQGLIQTIKEIITHARFRECEANKPRWVGHMLLLGGFVGAMITTGCVFVFVFIPHYLDQWGLASLHGFFELPIELPHPVKILGALSGVALVIGGAILIMRRRTAPDQVGAQGYGDNLFITIIFLTGLTGMLSWLLRLTGSGAVAYPMYFIHLVCVWFLLWYMPYSKFAHMIYRTLALVHAKRVGGHAALSICPRERTAVSNWSAGNRGEGTTGTWVACKV; from the coding sequence ATGGCTGTAGGTCGTGTAGTTGAACCCGATCTTGAATTCATTCGTGCCGTCAGAAAAGGGGGCGGCGACACTCTCAACAAATGCTATCAGTGCGCCACCTGCTCGGTAACGTGTAATCTCTCGCCCGCAGATCGCCCGTTTCCCCGCAAGGAGATGATCCTTGCCGGGTGGGGGCAGTCGCAGGAGCTCATCGCCGACCCCGACCTCTGGCTCTGCTACCAATGCAATGACTGCAGCGCTCGCTGTCCGCGCGAGGCGAAACCGGGCGACGTGCTGGCGGCGATCCGTTCGTGGGTGTACAGCAAATACTCCTTCCCCTCGTTCATGGGGAAAGCACTCGCCACGAAAGCAGCGCTGCCTCTTCTGCTGCTCGTGCCGACACTGATTCTGCTGGCGTGTATCTTCTTGTTCGCGCCTCGAAGTGCCGACGGCACTTTCCTTTTTGCCGCGAGTGAAGTCATAGATTTCAATCTCTTCCTGCCGCACAGCTCGGTCGACGCCCTGTTTGTCATCGGCAACATCCTGATCTTTCTCTTTGCGGCGATCGGCTTCGCCCGGTTCTGGAAAGCGCTGAACGCGGGTGTTCATGAATACAAGTTGTCTTTCGTACAGGGCCTGATTCAGACGATCAAAGAGATCATCACCCATGCCCGGTTCCGTGAATGCGAGGCCAACAAGCCGCGCTGGGTCGGGCACATGCTGCTCCTGGGTGGGTTTGTCGGTGCGATGATAACCACCGGATGTGTCTTTGTGTTTGTGTTCATCCCACACTATCTCGATCAATGGGGCCTGGCATCGCTGCACGGCTTCTTTGAACTGCCCATCGAGTTGCCGCATCCGGTGAAGATTCTCGGCGCGCTCAGCGGAGTTGCGCTGGTGATCGGCGGCGCGATCCTGATCATGCGCCGCCGCACCGCTCCCGACCAGGTCGGCGCGCAGGGGTACGGCGACAACCTGTTCATCACGATCATCTTCCTGACCGGCCTGACCGGCATGCTGTCGTGGCTGCTGCGCCTGACCGGCTCGGGCGCGGTCGCCTACCCGATGTATTTCATTCACCTGGTATGTGTCTGGTTTTTGCTCTGGTACATGCCTTACTCGAAGTTCGCGCACATGATTTACCGGACACTTGCGCTAGTGCACGCGAAGCGCGTCGGAGGACATGCCGCTTTATCGATCTGCCCGAGGGAGAGAACTGCCGTATCGAATTGGTCGGCGGGAAATCGTGGGGAGGGTACAACTGGTACCTGGGTAGCCTGCAAAGTCTGA